The following are encoded in a window of Flavobacterium psychrotrophum genomic DNA:
- a CDS encoding DUF3883 domain-containing protein → MTTIQTAAIQQIETTKEVYLRSPSRMFSEYNGEKENIKNYNGRQLLEMIQNADDAASKARKKKRVLIRLKGEKLMIANTGHPFSEEGLNSIFHSHLSPKQAEEDQIGKKGLGFRSILSWAKSITIHSHDLHVAFSEDYSRKVLDELLKDGKFRKQYDRLNKKKLMQPISTLVCPEVLDSQATPEQQFYDTIIEVALLSNAMDEVKAQILSDLDGEILLFLNNLEEIILDLEGGITRYTRTVNQDGDVVVSTFLEDGTQNKRLWKKYALKGKFSDQGPSYELCMAWCDGFDPVKDMVYSFFRTKVPIRCSGILHGTFELNADRNLIIDDPQGYNKKLLALLPELLAGAAAKIAAATGVPSYAALEFLTVEITGLDDVIKPKTLRDAVLREAKQVPIFPTTANTYITWDDEDRPVYYPEKILSEYLDPKAFANILQNCENPKAFNILNELHCGSYNTTTMMEDIVSRCRQIPQGDYAQLIDAVHEHMGKNEDLGETTFFYGTNYQPLSFDKSVFLPDNQKKFSLPSNLDIQIIDEQLTTELLSLMEVADIKSLAQALPKFNLKEYRFEELVTLLIRHYSGATRNEEIIELHNYLFSLYSAYGIVQQQWKGEPCPILSVKGTIVMANKSYLGREYGHTLTGELYRYDKTKNIAGPKKMMVPQGKEEDWTKYLLWLGAATRPRLLLYTTTGPYAEYNMKTYDYRSKVDDYLFKDYTKFKEELTNGYGTVNVSSIDDLEKLLKNNTPEKVLHWISEDTLLLQLLERDVEPEGSVIYFDFYNTKVWRKIGHTKMRSFIRWTIANTAWLHCEQGFSETPSRCTTAAYVNEDFQGLVEKPSLDYEILRNYGISREKADYLLSIIGVHKSVSSFSTEMLFNILLKLPSMENGEKKARTIYNQLSANFDDKMLERIDEEDPAYKKFISEGEVLCKNGEFIVASSCVYVNDKRYGEAILRQFNVIDIDRRRGKDKIRRLFGVQPLENIALKISQTPMPHSLNNAFVAEMENFKPYVYVLRREVDGGSEKNTIRDTRFSLIPELSLHMEIKGEQREILLGDYEYFYERNRSTVHICCRDATDIQELRDDVQFCSAIADAFSAMLDVDSQRQQIRELFSKSGNSRDEILRAELDDQQLKKLAHARNLLGIISNPKLDFWKSFTRCHRSNNLKPKDDSDQQLLVALTKAFPKFATHITQCYDTLNYNDLCDEDSAQVLIDLLTATGLKVSKFNAFHYPQLDLQPLFKLYFRQQLTALTAAFTSSYHEMCRMDANLRPRFLEKIQQFQHLEGVPVNEVDYKSHADTELARVVLDTFGIDTTALANVANKDLSIARVDNLDTFYTTNPTTDRLLFTQYLGENPTMESLLYFEEELPAIATAFESWMGSRTEAGKNATKGSKKLKVGDSDLFYNTLAELKGQIDALFGEAGFGNITSKTIKTNATDTKKKAGGSPGTPIGIRPKVPKEDVGFLGEYLVFQYLNQTLDNKQSIKWVSEYARHCGNNICGKDGLGYDIEYIPNGAKYPRYIEVKVVGSREDAFHITSPEVRFGEAKKRNYEIFLVKNIADPANAEIERIQGLFDYGAKSSFSDNDRFSVVNDNYIIKFKKV, encoded by the coding sequence ATGACAACCATACAAACCGCCGCAATACAACAAATTGAGACCACTAAAGAAGTCTATCTCAGAAGCCCGTCGCGTATGTTCTCCGAGTACAACGGAGAGAAAGAAAACATAAAAAATTACAATGGCCGTCAGCTGCTGGAAATGATTCAGAACGCGGACGATGCAGCAAGCAAAGCACGTAAAAAAAAGAGAGTACTAATTAGGCTAAAGGGCGAAAAACTCATGATAGCCAACACCGGGCACCCTTTTTCTGAGGAAGGCTTAAATTCGATTTTTCACAGCCACCTAAGTCCCAAACAGGCAGAAGAAGACCAAATCGGAAAAAAAGGGCTTGGTTTCCGCTCAATCCTCAGTTGGGCGAAAAGCATTACCATACACAGCCACGACCTTCATGTTGCCTTCTCTGAAGACTATAGCAGGAAAGTTCTGGATGAATTATTAAAAGACGGAAAATTCAGGAAACAATACGATAGGCTCAATAAAAAAAAATTAATGCAGCCCATATCTACACTGGTTTGTCCCGAGGTACTGGACTCCCAGGCAACACCCGAACAGCAATTCTACGATACGATAATTGAGGTAGCGCTGCTTTCTAACGCAATGGATGAGGTCAAAGCACAAATCCTAAGCGACCTGGACGGGGAAATCCTACTTTTCCTCAATAATCTCGAAGAAATCATCCTTGATCTAGAGGGCGGCATCACCCGATATACGCGAACTGTAAATCAGGATGGCGACGTTGTTGTATCAACATTCCTTGAGGACGGCACGCAAAACAAGAGGCTTTGGAAAAAATACGCCCTAAAGGGTAAATTTTCAGACCAAGGTCCATCATACGAGCTTTGTATGGCGTGGTGTGACGGTTTTGATCCTGTTAAGGACATGGTATATTCCTTTTTCCGCACCAAAGTACCGATAAGATGCTCAGGGATATTACACGGTACCTTCGAGCTTAATGCCGACCGAAACCTTATTATAGATGATCCCCAAGGATACAACAAGAAACTGCTTGCACTCCTGCCGGAACTATTGGCTGGCGCGGCTGCGAAGATCGCCGCCGCAACGGGCGTACCCTCATATGCAGCCCTTGAGTTTCTTACGGTAGAAATAACGGGGCTTGACGATGTAATTAAACCGAAAACACTCCGTGACGCGGTACTACGGGAAGCGAAACAGGTACCTATTTTCCCAACTACGGCAAACACTTATATTACTTGGGATGATGAGGACCGACCGGTTTATTATCCTGAAAAAATACTTTCAGAATATCTTGACCCAAAAGCCTTTGCGAACATATTGCAAAATTGTGAAAACCCTAAGGCATTTAATATCCTGAATGAATTGCACTGCGGGAGCTACAATACGACAACCATGATGGAAGATATTGTCTCCAGGTGCCGGCAAATACCCCAGGGTGACTATGCTCAATTAATAGATGCGGTACACGAACATATGGGTAAGAATGAAGATTTAGGTGAAACCACGTTCTTCTACGGCACTAACTACCAGCCATTATCCTTTGACAAATCCGTTTTTCTGCCCGATAACCAGAAAAAATTCTCGCTCCCATCTAATTTGGACATCCAGATCATCGACGAGCAACTGACTACTGAACTTTTATCCCTTATGGAGGTAGCAGATATAAAATCACTGGCACAGGCACTGCCAAAGTTTAACCTGAAAGAATACCGGTTTGAGGAGTTGGTAACACTGCTTATCAGGCACTACAGCGGGGCAACACGCAACGAAGAGATTATTGAGCTCCATAATTACCTTTTCAGTTTGTACTCCGCCTATGGCATTGTGCAACAACAATGGAAAGGCGAACCCTGTCCCATATTGTCGGTAAAAGGAACCATAGTTATGGCTAACAAGAGCTATCTCGGAAGGGAATACGGCCATACCCTGACCGGGGAACTGTACCGCTATGACAAAACTAAAAACATTGCCGGTCCCAAAAAAATGATGGTCCCCCAAGGTAAAGAAGAGGACTGGACAAAATACCTGCTTTGGCTTGGTGCCGCGACACGTCCACGTTTACTGCTTTATACTACTACGGGACCCTACGCAGAGTATAACATGAAAACCTACGACTACAGGTCAAAAGTAGACGATTACCTTTTCAAAGATTATACGAAATTCAAAGAGGAACTTACAAATGGCTACGGTACTGTGAATGTCAGTAGCATTGATGATCTTGAAAAACTGCTTAAGAATAACACGCCCGAAAAAGTACTGCATTGGATTTCAGAAGACACCTTACTTTTACAATTATTAGAAAGAGACGTTGAGCCGGAAGGAAGTGTCATCTATTTTGACTTTTACAATACTAAAGTATGGAGAAAAATAGGGCACACAAAAATGAGGTCGTTTATACGCTGGACGATAGCTAATACCGCTTGGCTGCACTGCGAACAAGGTTTTTCTGAAACCCCGTCACGCTGTACAACCGCCGCTTATGTAAACGAGGATTTTCAAGGGCTTGTTGAAAAGCCGTCCCTGGACTATGAGATATTAAGAAACTATGGTATTAGTCGGGAAAAAGCAGATTACCTGCTGTCAATAATTGGAGTGCACAAGTCGGTAAGCAGTTTTTCCACCGAGATGTTATTCAATATCCTCTTGAAGTTGCCCTCGATGGAGAACGGGGAGAAAAAAGCGCGGACAATATACAACCAGCTCTCTGCAAATTTTGACGATAAGATGCTGGAGCGTATAGACGAAGAAGACCCCGCCTACAAAAAATTCATCTCAGAGGGGGAAGTCTTATGCAAAAACGGCGAATTCATTGTCGCTTCCTCATGTGTGTACGTAAACGACAAGCGCTATGGGGAAGCGATACTGCGCCAGTTTAATGTGATTGACATTGACAGAAGAAGGGGAAAAGACAAAATACGCAGGCTATTTGGGGTACAACCCCTTGAAAATATAGCGCTAAAAATCAGCCAAACCCCTATGCCCCATAGCCTGAATAACGCTTTCGTGGCAGAGATGGAGAATTTCAAGCCATATGTATATGTATTGCGAAGGGAAGTCGACGGCGGCAGCGAGAAAAATACTATCCGCGATACCCGTTTCAGCCTCATCCCGGAACTTAGCCTGCACATGGAAATAAAGGGAGAACAACGGGAAATCTTACTGGGTGATTACGAATATTTTTACGAGCGTAACCGCAGTACGGTACATATCTGTTGCCGGGATGCTACCGATATCCAGGAACTGCGGGATGATGTGCAATTTTGCTCGGCCATTGCCGATGCCTTCAGCGCAATGCTTGATGTGGATTCCCAACGCCAGCAAATCAGGGAACTGTTCTCAAAAAGCGGGAACTCACGCGATGAAATATTGCGGGCTGAACTCGACGACCAGCAACTTAAGAAACTGGCCCATGCGCGGAATTTATTAGGAATAATCAGCAACCCTAAATTGGATTTCTGGAAATCTTTTACAAGGTGCCACCGTAGCAATAACCTTAAGCCCAAGGACGATTCCGACCAGCAGCTACTGGTAGCCCTCACCAAGGCATTCCCAAAATTTGCGACGCATATTACACAATGCTATGATACCCTTAATTACAATGACCTTTGTGATGAGGACAGCGCCCAGGTGTTGATAGACCTCTTAACCGCGACGGGTTTGAAGGTTTCAAAATTCAATGCTTTTCACTACCCGCAGCTGGATCTCCAGCCGCTCTTTAAGCTTTATTTCAGGCAGCAGCTTACTGCCCTTACAGCGGCATTTACCAGTAGCTATCATGAGATGTGCCGCATGGATGCCAACCTTAGGCCGCGCTTTTTGGAAAAGATACAACAATTCCAACATCTGGAAGGTGTACCTGTTAATGAAGTAGATTACAAAAGCCACGCTGATACCGAACTTGCAAGGGTTGTTCTGGATACTTTTGGCATAGACACCACTGCACTTGCCAACGTGGCTAACAAAGATTTATCCATTGCCAGGGTGGATAACCTGGATACTTTTTACACTACAAACCCAACCACCGACAGGTTGCTCTTTACACAATACCTAGGGGAAAACCCTACGATGGAATCACTGCTGTATTTTGAAGAGGAGCTTCCTGCCATTGCTACTGCATTTGAAAGTTGGATGGGTAGCCGTACTGAAGCAGGTAAAAATGCCACTAAGGGCTCTAAAAAACTCAAAGTCGGGGACTCCGACTTATTTTACAATACCCTGGCAGAATTAAAGGGGCAAATCGACGCACTCTTCGGCGAGGCAGGATTTGGCAACATAACCTCAAAAACGATAAAGACCAATGCCACAGATACAAAAAAGAAAGCCGGCGGTAGCCCGGGAACCCCAATAGGCATAAGGCCAAAAGTCCCGAAAGAAGATGTTGGTTTCTTAGGGGAATACCTTGTATTTCAATACCTGAACCAGACACTGGATAATAAGCAGAGTATTAAATGGGTGTCTGAATACGCCCGCCACTGCGGCAATAATATCTGTGGTAAGG
- a CDS encoding exonuclease domain-containing protein — MKKNEYAIVDIETTGGNASGSRITEIAIIIYDGVMVLERFETLVNPQKEIPLPIFALTGINNEMVQDAPIFDDVAEKVYEMLSGRVFVAHNVNFDHSFVRHELSRAGLKWTAKNKLCTVRAARKIKPGLPSYSLGNLCRSLDIPLLRAHRAGGDADATAILLSQLLKWDNGGIIEKMIKKNAQDQRLPPNLPPEDFDALPEKPGVYYFYSKEKKVVYVGKAKNLKKRIAQHFSGHKITPQRQNFLRDIYGISFEVCASEFMALLLECCEIKKLWPIHNRALKKFDPKFGLYEYEARNGYKYLAVGKLVKHQHYIEMFHSLHDGVNLLLKLAGQFTIDYRFIHYGASSGEVVVKDTTALPDADHHNDAVNRALDFLDASRPSYAIVDKGRSREERSCIWVEKGHFYGMGYIGSDISLTEISEIKEYVTPYNSNGYIMQLINAYVIKYPVKVLKPEQNTVSQNYSYDTI; from the coding sequence ATGAAAAAAAACGAATATGCCATTGTAGATATAGAGACCACAGGCGGCAACGCCAGCGGCAGCCGTATTACCGAAATTGCCATTATCATCTATGATGGGGTTATGGTGTTGGAACGCTTCGAAACCTTGGTTAACCCGCAAAAAGAAATCCCTCTGCCTATTTTTGCTTTGACAGGGATCAATAATGAGATGGTACAAGATGCTCCCATCTTTGATGATGTTGCAGAAAAGGTGTATGAGATGCTTTCAGGCCGCGTGTTTGTCGCCCATAACGTAAACTTTGACCATTCGTTTGTCCGCCATGAACTCAGTAGGGCCGGGCTAAAATGGACTGCTAAGAATAAATTGTGCACGGTTCGGGCAGCACGTAAGATTAAGCCCGGATTGCCTTCATACAGCCTGGGCAACCTGTGCCGTTCCCTTGATATACCTTTACTCCGCGCACACCGGGCAGGCGGTGATGCCGATGCTACCGCCATACTATTGTCCCAGCTGCTTAAATGGGACAATGGGGGTATAATAGAAAAAATGATCAAAAAGAATGCGCAGGACCAACGCCTCCCTCCTAACCTGCCGCCGGAGGATTTCGATGCCCTGCCGGAAAAGCCGGGTGTCTATTATTTCTATAGTAAGGAAAAGAAAGTAGTCTATGTCGGAAAAGCCAAGAACCTCAAAAAGCGGATAGCTCAGCATTTTTCAGGTCATAAGATCACACCCCAGCGCCAGAACTTCTTGCGGGATATATACGGGATATCTTTCGAGGTGTGTGCCTCAGAGTTTATGGCCCTGCTACTGGAATGCTGTGAGATAAAAAAGCTATGGCCCATACACAACAGGGCACTCAAAAAGTTTGATCCTAAATTCGGCTTGTATGAGTATGAAGCCCGTAACGGGTATAAATATCTGGCCGTTGGCAAACTCGTAAAACATCAGCATTACATTGAGATGTTCCATTCGCTGCATGATGGAGTAAACCTGCTTTTAAAACTTGCTGGCCAATTTACTATCGATTACCGCTTTATCCATTACGGGGCATCTTCGGGAGAAGTAGTTGTTAAGGACACTACCGCATTACCCGATGCGGACCACCATAACGATGCGGTAAACCGGGCGCTGGACTTTCTTGATGCTTCACGTCCCAGCTATGCTATTGTTGACAAAGGCCGAAGCCGTGAGGAGCGCAGCTGCATATGGGTGGAAAAAGGCCATTTTTACGGCATGGGCTACATTGGTTCTGATATTTCGCTTACCGAAATTTCAGAAATTAAAGAGTATGTAACCCCTTATAACAGTAATGGCTATATCATGCAACTGATTAATGCGTATGTAATTAAATACCCAGTTAAAGTTCTAAAGCCTGAACAAAATACAGTATCTCAAAATTACAGTTATGACACTATTTAA
- a CDS encoding alpha-ketoglutarate-dependent dioxygenase AlkB family protein, whose amino-acid sequence MTLFNETELFTTGTSPKKYFDLPDLDLMQYDSFIRKEEADHYYMKLLQYTPWHQYQMPMYDKMVTAPRMIAWYGRQEEDSEEPQTWTPELLALRQKVETETGLKFNAVLLNLYRDGNDSVAWHSDREHKIGRNPNIASVTFGQTRPFRFRHKTNKAVGQVEIPLHHGTLLLMSGTTNTYWEHHIPKSARSLLPRINLTFRMVK is encoded by the coding sequence ATGACACTATTTAATGAGACTGAACTTTTTACCACAGGCACCAGCCCAAAGAAATACTTTGACCTGCCGGACCTGGATCTGATGCAGTATGACAGCTTTATTCGCAAAGAAGAAGCAGATCATTATTATATGAAATTGCTTCAGTATACACCATGGCATCAGTACCAAATGCCCATGTACGATAAAATGGTTACCGCACCGCGTATGATCGCCTGGTACGGGCGGCAGGAAGAGGATAGCGAAGAGCCCCAAACCTGGACACCGGAACTCTTAGCGTTGCGCCAGAAAGTGGAAACAGAAACCGGCCTGAAGTTTAATGCGGTACTTTTAAATCTATATAGGGATGGAAATGACAGCGTAGCATGGCATTCCGACAGGGAACATAAGATTGGGCGTAATCCCAATATAGCATCAGTCACCTTTGGACAGACCAGGCCTTTTCGTTTTCGCCATAAGACCAATAAAGCGGTTGGTCAGGTTGAAATACCCCTACATCACGGCACATTACTCTTGATGTCAGGTACGACCAATACGTATTGGGAACATCATATACCGAAATCGGCCAGATCTCTTTTGCCCCGAATAAACCTGACATTCCGAATGGTAAAATAG
- a CDS encoding error-prone DNA polymerase yields MSYTELHTTSNFSFLRGGSHPEELVEQAAALGYPQIAITDHNTLAGIVRAHVAAKKSGIRLIVGCRLELLDGPPLLAYPTDKETYARLSGLLSLGNLRAEKGQCHLYKADVYAHAKGILFIALPPLSLNENFDFDNSYKAELQEYREHFGSALYLGVSRSYHANDNKRMYRLSQLSDDLRIKMVATNDVYYHAPQRRQLQDILTCIREKCTIHSAGFRLYQNAERYLKPEDEMQRLFRQYPEALATTQEIADACQFSLDSLKYIYPEEITSGGRTPQEELVMLTWQGAHEKFPEGIPEKVAETIKYELEFMARKNYASYFLTVYDFVQFARSRDILCQGRGSAANSVVCYCLGITSVDPYKFKVLFARFMSDARDEPPDIDVDFEHERREEVIQYIYGKYGQDRAAIVATVTQVHWKGAIRDVAKAMGLSVDAVDRLAGSIAEFREELDSGRITSEGFNLADPHLMKTLELTREFVGFPRQLGQHTGGFVITRDRLSDLCPILNARMENRVNIEWNKDDIEALGFLKVDVLALGMLTCIRKAFDLCKQHYGKAYTLAVINKTEDPLVYEMISHADTLGVFQIESRAQMSMLPRLKPRCFYDLVIEVAIVRPGPIQGDMVHPYLRRRNGIDPVEYPSEELREILGRTLGVPLFQEQAMEIAIVAAGFTPAEADGLRRSMATFKAKGKVSDWEKKLVAGMMAKGYEEDFARRVFRQLEGFGSYGFPESHAASFALLVYVSSYIKCYYPDVFAAALLNSMPMGFYQPAQIVIDARKHGVEVRPVDINYSSWDNTLEEKSGKYFALRLGFRQIKGLPAEDMALLLSARKNGFRYVHALLDAGVSMFALEKLADADAFRSLGLDRRQALWEVSSLSDSPKGMFEGQPSQSSAEGQLELPLLTNAEHVVEDYATTGLSLKAHPVSFVRKKLHDMRVVPTSQLSKMNNGDIAAVAGLITVRQRPGTAKGVIFVTIEDETGFANLVVWGKVFETYRRDIVQARLLMVQGKVQIEGEVIHVIANSCYNLSHLLQNMTDTDKDTALSTLSRADEKNPEEVFHKGRNFR; encoded by the coding sequence ATGAGTTATACTGAATTACATACAACCTCTAATTTCAGCTTCCTGCGTGGGGGCTCGCATCCCGAAGAACTCGTGGAGCAGGCCGCAGCATTGGGGTATCCCCAAATTGCCATTACCGACCATAATACATTGGCGGGTATTGTACGCGCGCACGTAGCGGCAAAAAAATCAGGGATACGGCTTATTGTGGGATGCAGGTTAGAATTACTGGATGGCCCTCCCCTGCTTGCTTACCCTACAGACAAAGAGACGTATGCGCGCTTATCGGGATTGCTATCCTTGGGTAACCTACGCGCCGAAAAAGGACAATGCCACCTGTATAAAGCCGATGTATATGCCCACGCTAAGGGAATACTGTTTATAGCCCTGCCCCCGCTTTCGTTAAACGAAAACTTTGATTTTGATAACAGCTACAAAGCGGAACTACAGGAATACCGGGAACATTTTGGGTCGGCTTTGTATCTGGGTGTCAGCCGTTCGTACCATGCCAACGATAACAAGCGAATGTATCGGCTTAGCCAGCTATCGGATGATTTACGTATTAAAATGGTAGCCACTAACGATGTGTATTACCATGCCCCACAGCGCAGGCAGTTGCAGGACATTCTTACCTGCATCCGTGAGAAGTGCACCATACACAGCGCCGGGTTTCGCCTGTACCAAAATGCCGAACGTTACCTAAAGCCCGAAGACGAAATGCAGCGTTTGTTCCGGCAATACCCCGAAGCCCTCGCTACAACGCAGGAAATAGCCGATGCCTGCCAGTTTTCGCTGGACAGCCTGAAATACATTTACCCCGAAGAAATTACCTCGGGTGGCCGTACCCCACAGGAGGAACTGGTGATGCTTACCTGGCAGGGCGCCCATGAAAAATTCCCCGAGGGCATTCCTGAAAAAGTTGCCGAAACCATTAAATATGAACTGGAGTTTATGGCGCGAAAAAATTATGCCTCGTATTTCCTTACGGTGTATGATTTTGTACAGTTTGCACGCAGCCGGGATATACTCTGCCAGGGGCGTGGTTCGGCAGCCAACTCGGTGGTGTGTTATTGCCTGGGCATTACCTCGGTAGATCCATATAAATTCAAGGTGCTGTTTGCCCGGTTTATGTCCGATGCCCGTGATGAACCGCCTGATATTGACGTGGATTTTGAACACGAACGCCGCGAGGAAGTTATACAGTACATTTACGGAAAATACGGGCAGGACCGCGCCGCTATTGTAGCCACCGTAACCCAGGTACACTGGAAAGGTGCCATACGCGATGTAGCGAAAGCCATGGGCTTGTCTGTCGATGCCGTAGACCGACTGGCGGGTTCCATTGCCGAGTTTCGGGAGGAACTGGACAGTGGCCGCATTACCTCTGAGGGTTTTAACCTTGCCGACCCGCACCTGATGAAAACCCTGGAGCTCACACGCGAGTTTGTGGGATTCCCCCGTCAGCTGGGGCAGCATACCGGCGGCTTTGTTATTACCCGAGACCGGCTTTCTGACCTATGCCCAATACTCAATGCCCGCATGGAAAACCGTGTGAATATTGAGTGGAATAAAGATGATATTGAAGCCCTCGGGTTCCTAAAGGTAGACGTATTGGCACTGGGCATGCTGACCTGTATCCGCAAGGCTTTTGACCTGTGCAAACAGCATTACGGCAAGGCTTATACCCTTGCCGTAATTAATAAAACCGAAGACCCTCTGGTATATGAGATGATCAGCCACGCCGATACCCTTGGGGTATTCCAGATAGAAAGCCGTGCACAGATGTCGATGCTACCCCGCCTGAAACCCCGTTGTTTTTACGACCTGGTCATCGAAGTGGCTATTGTACGTCCCGGCCCCATACAAGGCGATATGGTACATCCTTATTTACGCAGACGCAACGGCATTGACCCGGTGGAATACCCATCGGAAGAGCTTCGGGAAATATTGGGACGTACCCTTGGCGTACCGTTGTTTCAGGAACAGGCTATGGAAATTGCGATAGTGGCTGCCGGATTTACCCCAGCCGAAGCGGATGGCCTGCGCCGTAGCATGGCAACCTTTAAAGCTAAGGGAAAAGTTAGTGACTGGGAAAAAAAACTCGTGGCAGGAATGATGGCCAAGGGGTATGAGGAGGATTTTGCACGCCGGGTATTCCGGCAGCTCGAAGGCTTCGGTTCCTATGGTTTCCCGGAGAGCCATGCGGCAAGCTTTGCCTTATTAGTTTATGTATCGTCCTATATAAAATGTTATTATCCCGATGTGTTTGCAGCGGCACTGCTAAACAGTATGCCGATGGGCTTTTATCAGCCGGCACAGATTGTTATTGATGCGCGTAAGCACGGTGTGGAGGTACGCCCTGTGGACATCAATTATTCATCATGGGATAATACATTGGAAGAAAAATCAGGGAAATACTTTGCCCTCCGTCTTGGGTTCAGGCAGATAAAAGGACTGCCTGCAGAGGATATGGCATTGCTGTTATCAGCTCGAAAAAATGGGTTCCGGTATGTGCATGCACTATTGGACGCCGGTGTATCCATGTTTGCACTGGAAAAACTGGCCGATGCCGATGCGTTTCGTTCCCTGGGCCTGGACCGTAGGCAGGCATTATGGGAAGTGTCGTCGTTATCGGATAGCCCTAAAGGTATGTTTGAGGGACAGCCTTCACAAAGCAGCGCCGAAGGACAGTTAGAGCTGCCTCTGCTCACCAATGCCGAGCATGTGGTGGAGGATTATGCTACTACCGGATTATCATTAAAGGCACACCCGGTAAGCTTTGTCCGTAAGAAATTACATGATATGAGGGTAGTACCAACATCGCAACTTTCAAAAATGAACAATGGCGATATAGCGGCTGTAGCCGGGCTGATAACCGTGCGACAACGCCCCGGAACGGCCAAAGGCGTAATTTTTGTAACTATTGAGGATGAAACCGGGTTTGCCAACCTGGTGGTATGGGGTAAGGTTTTTGAAACCTATCGACGGGATATTGTGCAGGCTCGCCTTCTGATGGTTCAGGGCAAAGTACAGATCGAAGGCGAAGTTATCCACGTTATTGCCAATTCGTGCTACAACCTGTCGCATTTATTACAAAACATGACCGATACGGATAAAGATACTGCACTGTCTACCCTATCACGCGCAGATGAAAAGAATCCAGAAGAGGTATTTCATAAGGGCAGGAATTTCAGGTAA